Proteins encoded together in one Carassius auratus strain Wakin chromosome 32, ASM336829v1, whole genome shotgun sequence window:
- the LOC113051877 gene encoding uncharacterized protein LOC113051877 isoform X1, translating to MTKPKFRPCPSCQVRQQANRKTCSACFATLPSKRLLKTAKINDDWGQRVIKNKNASRVVASAQIAVQKLSALGYMPILFISQRHKGTGKLMADVVTHLPPTQNNTRFLTSMKRAYDFMIKLDDVSQPQQDQPLDQPQQDQPLDQPQQDQPLDQPQQDQPLDQLIPQDHQLITLELCPIVSQAQQHVELLPPRKRQTPPSSPGQDRQAPPSIQPQLKKRQTTGTGATQAPPSTLAKKKKTKSCKCSRQTIYPYDKILERRMNGGKAAEVKVRWLPCSSCGRVWEDTWEPASKFA from the exons ATGACAAAGCCAAAATTCAGGCCTTGCCCAAGCTGCCAGGTCCGTCAGCAGGCTAACCGCAAAACCTGCAGTGCTTGTTTTGCCACACTGCCAAGCAAGCGGTTATTGAAAACTGCAAAAATTAATGATGACTGGGGCCAGAGggtcatcaaaaacaaaaatgcatctcGGGTGGTGGCCTCTGCCCAAATAGCT GTCCAAAAACTTTCTGCCTTGGGCTATATGCCCATATTATTTATCAGCCAGAGGCACAAGGGCACAGGAAAATTGATGGCAGATGTAGTAACGCATCTGCCACCGACGCAGAACAACACACGTTTCTTAACCAGCATGAAGAGGGCATATGACTTCATGATCAAACTGGATG ATGTGTcccagccccagcaagaccagcccctagaccagccccagcaagaccagcccctagaccagccccagcaagaccagcccctagaccagccccagcaagaccagcccctagACCAGCTAATCCCACAAGACCACCAACTGATTACACTTGAACTATGTCCAATCGTCTCTCAGGCTCAGCAGCATGTGGAGCTTCTACCACCAAGGAAAAGACAAA CCCCACCATCCAGCCCAGGCCAAGACAGACAAGCCCCACCATCCATCCAACCTCAACTAAAGAAAAGACAAA CCACAGGTACAGGAGCCACACAAGCCCCACCCTCGACCCTGgccaaaaagaagaaaacaaaaa GTTGCAAATGCAGTCGACAGACAATTTATCCATATGATAAAATATTGGAAAGACGGATGAATGGG GGGAAGGCAGCAGAGGTGAAAGTGCGTTGGCTACCTTGCTCTTCCTG TGGCAGAGTCTGGGAGGACACCTGGGAGCCGGCCAGCAAATTCGCCTGA
- the LOC113051877 gene encoding uncharacterized protein LOC113051877 isoform X2 encodes MTKPKFRPCPSCQVRQQANRKTCSACFATLPSKRLLKTAKINDDWGQRVIKNKNASRVVASAQIAVQKLSALGYMPILFISQRHKGTGKLMADVVTHLPPTQNNTRFLTSMKRAYDFMIKLDDVSQPQQDQPLDQPQQDQPLDQPQQDQPLDQPQQDQPLDQLIPQDHQLITLELCPIVSQAQQHVELLPPRKRQTPPSSPGQDRQAPPSIQPQLKKRQTTGTGATQAPPSTLAKKKKTKREGSRGESALATLLFLWQSLGGHLGAGQQIRLMTNTVLLFVLYIFLNN; translated from the exons ATGACAAAGCCAAAATTCAGGCCTTGCCCAAGCTGCCAGGTCCGTCAGCAGGCTAACCGCAAAACCTGCAGTGCTTGTTTTGCCACACTGCCAAGCAAGCGGTTATTGAAAACTGCAAAAATTAATGATGACTGGGGCCAGAGggtcatcaaaaacaaaaatgcatctcGGGTGGTGGCCTCTGCCCAAATAGCT GTCCAAAAACTTTCTGCCTTGGGCTATATGCCCATATTATTTATCAGCCAGAGGCACAAGGGCACAGGAAAATTGATGGCAGATGTAGTAACGCATCTGCCACCGACGCAGAACAACACACGTTTCTTAACCAGCATGAAGAGGGCATATGACTTCATGATCAAACTGGATG ATGTGTcccagccccagcaagaccagcccctagaccagccccagcaagaccagcccctagaccagccccagcaagaccagcccctagaccagccccagcaagaccagcccctagACCAGCTAATCCCACAAGACCACCAACTGATTACACTTGAACTATGTCCAATCGTCTCTCAGGCTCAGCAGCATGTGGAGCTTCTACCACCAAGGAAAAGACAAA CCCCACCATCCAGCCCAGGCCAAGACAGACAAGCCCCACCATCCATCCAACCTCAACTAAAGAAAAGACAAA CCACAGGTACAGGAGCCACACAAGCCCCACCCTCGACCCTGgccaaaaagaagaaaacaaaaa GGGAAGGCAGCAGAGGTGAAAGTGCGTTGGCTACCTTGCTCTTCCTG TGGCAGAGTCTGGGAGGACACCTGGGAGCCGGCCAGCAAATTCGCCTGATGACTAATACTGTTTTactatttgttttgtatatatttcTCAATAATTAA
- the LOC113052407 gene encoding synaptotagmin-13-like produces MLVSATALLGATLGTVSGLLTLCGLSLLCKSCKKGKLERGDEADPEKAKPSILHTLTQFSVQKSTKPIQPQASLKFPEIYCPKPCVTSQEVINYKEHGAANDTSAAALDTCNQATDREDVFSLPRQASADETPCTSEQTGAMTKSSSILYPKLHFSISLHKENGELHISIVEAENISVEAGCEGYISGCVSVSEEQRHAQTAVHKLAAHVQWGEELVFALPVEGTEDTDSLDGEVAFSLHCCDRFSHNSTLGTMRFKLADISMMLDADCWVDLQPPKQQEVASSSGELLLSLSYLPAANRLGVVVMKARGLQSDKLKDNIDLSVKLTLKHLNAKLKKKQTRRVKHKMNPVWNEMMMLELPSELLAKSSVELEVLNLANNKEPN; encoded by the exons ATGCTCGTGTCAGCGACAGCGCTGTTGGGGGCTACGCTGGGAACCGTGTCTGGACTGTTGACGCTGTGTGGTCTCTCGCTGCTGTGCAAGAGCTGCAAAAAGGGGAAACTTGAAAGAGGGGACGAGGCAGACCCAGAGAAAGCCAAACCCAGTATCCTGCATACTCTGACACAG TTCAGTGTGCAGAAGTCCACAAAGCCCATCCAGCCTCAAGCATCTTTGAAGTTTCCTGAAATCTACTGCCCCAAACCTTGTGTCACTTCTCAAGAGGTAATAAACTACAAAGAACATGGAGCTGCCAATGACACGTCTGCTGCCGCGCTCGACACCTGTAACCAGGCAACCGATCGCGAGGACGTCTTCTCCCTCCCACGGCAGG CTTCCGCAGATGAAACGCCCTGCACATCTGAGCAAACTGGTGCCATGACGAAAAGTAGCTCTATCCTATATCCTAAACTACATTTCTCCATCAGCCTGCACAAAGAAAATGGAGAGCTACACATCAGCATTGTAGAAG cggaGAATATATCAGTGGAGGCTGGATGTGAGGGATATATATCAGGGTGTGTGAGCGTCTCTGAAGAGCAGAGGCATGCTCAGACAGCCGTCCACAAGCTAGCCGCACATGTGCAGTGGGGAGAGGAGCTGGTGTTTGCTCTCCCCGTGGAGGGCACAGAAGACACAGACAGTCTAGATGGAGAAGTGGCCTTCTCACTTCACTGCTGTGATCGATTCTCCCATAATTCCACTCTGGGCACGATGCGCTTTAAGCTGGCTGATATAAGCATGATGCTGGATGCTGATTGCTGGGTTGACTTACAGCCACCTAAACAG CAGGAAGTGGCATCATCATCTGGAGAGCTTCTATTGTCACTCAGTTATCTGCCAGCAGCCAATAGACTTGGGGTGGTGGTAATGAAGGCAAGAGGACTACAGTCAGACAAACTGAAAGATAACATAG ATCTATCGGTAAAGCTGACCTTGAAACATCTAAATGCCAAGCTGAAGAAGAAGCAGACGCGGCGAGTGAAGCACAAGATGAATCCGGTCTGGAACGAGATGATGATGTTGGAGCTGCCCAGTGAGTTACTGGCTAAATCCAGCGTTGAATTGGAGGTACTGAACCTGGCCA ACAATAAAGAACCTAACTAG